In Micromonospora inyonensis, the genomic window AACTGACCTGGAAGACCGGCCTGCTGGTACGCGGCCTGACCAGCCTGCCGGTGAGCTGGTGAGCGAGAGGAGACCCCGGTGACCTCGTCGTGGCGGGTGAGTGTCGATCCCACCCGGTGCATCGGATCCGGCATCTGCACAGGCGCTGCGCCGGACCACTTCGTCCTCGTCGACAGTCTGTCCTGTCCCCGGAAGGAACTGATCGAGCCGGCGGATCCGGTGATCGACGCGGCCGAGTCCTGCCCGATGGAGGCCATCCGGGTCTCCGACGCGGCCAGCGACCGGCGGATCGCCCCGGAGATGTGAGGCCGGGACGACGCGTGGTGCGGCGCCCCCGTGGGCCGTGCCCGCCCCCGGAGGCGCCGCGACAGAGGACCGGCGACGACGGCGGTGCCGCCTCGGCCGGTGTCCGGTCAGTGGCGCTGCTTCTCCCGCAGCTCTTCCCTGCTGGTGGGACGCCCGCTGAGCGCATCCCGCATCCGGTCGATCAGGCCCGTGCCGGGAGCGAGCAGCTTGTTCGCGGGCGGGTGGTCCGGAGCGGCCGGGTGCGGACGGGTCGGGGCGATCTTCTTCGTCGCCTCGACCTTCTCCGCGAGCTCCACCAGTTCCTCGTGCGCGACCGCGGCCCGCAGGCGGGGGAAGAGGTCGGCCTCCTCCTCCTGCACGTGGTGCCGGATCGTGCTGGTCAGGTGGGCGAGGATCTGGTCGAAGCGGGGGTCGGTGGGGTCGGCCGACTCCAGTTCCTTCATCGTCCGTTCGGCCTCGGAGTGCTCGGAGATCTCGTGGTCGGCGACCTGGTCGCCGTCGGGGAGTGCCTTCCGGGCAGCCGGGTAGACGTACGCCTCCTCGGCGACGCTGTGCCGGACCAGCTCGGCGATCACCACGTCGGCGAGCTGCCGGCGGTGCTCCGGGGTGCCCTGCCGGCTCTCCAGCTCGACGAAGAGTGCCTCGACCTCGCGATGGTCGCTGGTCAGGACGTCGATGACGTCCCGGCCCGCCGTGGCCTGTGGATTGGTCATGTCGTTGCCCCCTGCCGGTGCGAATCGTTGCGGATGCTCCCTCGGTACCCTGCGTTCCGTCGATCAATCCGCGACGTCGGGTGAATCCGGTGCGCCGGCAGGGCCGGACACGACGCGGGGCCGGTCTCCTGAGACAGGAGACCGGCCCCGGTGGCGGTCCGGCTGAACGACCGCGACGTCCGCTCCGGTCAGGAGCTGTACCCGCGCTCGGCGATCCAGTGGGCGAGCCGCTCGGTGGTCATCCAGTACTCGCCCACCGGGTCGGCCGGGTCGGCGATCCGGACGACGTCGCCGCCGTCGCGGTATGCCACCACGGTCAGGTAGTGGCCGCCCGGGAACGAGTGCACCCGGCCGTCGGTGTCGACCGCGCTGCCCTTGATGTTCGCCACGACCGGATCCCCGGCCTCCAACGCGTCGACCACGTCGGCGCGCAGCCGCTCGATCTGCTCACGGCTGGCCGCCGACTCCCGGATCTCCGTCGTCCGGTAGCCGCCGGTCAGCTCGTTGAGCACCCGGGTGACGTCCTCGGCCGAGTTGGTGCCCGCTTCGGTGGTGCCGAGCCTCCTGGCCAGTTCGTGCTGGCTCAGGTGCTTGCCGGCCGCGGTGAGGGCGATCCGGGTCGCGGCCGGTCCGCAGTAGTAGAAGTTCGGCTGGGCCTGGTACTCGATGCCGACCGCACGCT contains:
- a CDS encoding ferredoxin encodes the protein MTSSWRVSVDPTRCIGSGICTGAAPDHFVLVDSLSCPRKELIEPADPVIDAAESCPMEAIRVSDAASDRRIAPEM
- a CDS encoding hemerythrin domain-containing protein, which translates into the protein MTNPQATAGRDVIDVLTSDHREVEALFVELESRQGTPEHRRQLADVVIAELVRHSVAEEAYVYPAARKALPDGDQVADHEISEHSEAERTMKELESADPTDPRFDQILAHLTSTIRHHVQEEEADLFPRLRAAVAHEELVELAEKVEATKKIAPTRPHPAAPDHPPANKLLAPGTGLIDRMRDALSGRPTSREELREKQRH
- a CDS encoding C39 family peptidase — its product is MNRMLRTSMLSVAGLVLTGGAIAGPAVAAQAAAPPPAERFPASSPRADQGDRNDRRDDRDRRDEGRDRRDEGRDRRDDRADRDRRRERAVGIEYQAQPNFYYCGPAATRIALTAAGKHLSQHELARRLGTTEAGTNSAEDVTRVLNELTGGYRTTEIRESAASREQIERLRADVVDALEAGDPVVANIKGSAVDTDGRVHSFPGGHYLTVVAYRDGGDVVRIADPADPVGEYWMTTERLAHWIAERGYSS